Proteins from one Rosa chinensis cultivar Old Blush chromosome 7, RchiOBHm-V2, whole genome shotgun sequence genomic window:
- the LOC112180635 gene encoding uncharacterized protein LOC112180635 encodes MEKRIALLVGVLLLQLVIHCSGADLKVDDGAKTVVDPNVTVTSKGSDSSDDKKVVSNLVSNVNGVKKDGVGNGKEKSGSDGEVGSTESHSVPKVKKGSNDGKNGKPSEKSKAMPKEEVGNAGNVNPVREDGTTREECGSANMCTIEENKLVACLRVPGDDDSPHLSLLIQNKGKDPLVVTISAPDFVRLDKSEVQLKEKDNAKVDVSVGSGGATSIIVLKAGNGNCSLDFKDLITHSSKKEPDNSSSTTYLYLWTHRPAIGILLVASLMILVLAGMYVRFMKRRVSSSGFKYQKLDDVRLPVLSSEKPELHINDGWDDTWDDNWDDEEAPHTPSMPVTPSLSGKGLASRRLNKEGWKD; translated from the exons ATGGAGAAGCGTATTGCTCTTTTGGTCGGGGTTTTGCTCTTGCAGCTTGTGATTCATTGTTCTGGTGCTGATTTGAAG GTAGACGATGGTGCAAAAACTGTAGTGGATCCGAATGTTACGGTAACATCCAAGGGTTCAGATAGTTCGGATGATAAGAAGGTCGTGTCGAATCTGGTTTCAAATGTTAATGGAGTTAAGAAGGATGGTGTTGGGAATGGCAAGGAGAAGAGCGGTTCAGATGGGGAAGTTGGGTCAACAGAATCTCATAGTGTGCCAAAGGTTAAGAAAGGATCAAATGATGGGAAGAATGGAAAGCCGAgtgagaaatcaaaggcaatGCCTAAGGAGGAGGTGGGTAATGCCGGAAATGTGAACCCGGTGAGAGAGGATGGTACTACCCGTGAAGAATGTGGTTCAGCTAATATGTGCACTATTGAGGAGAACAAGCTGGTTGCGTGTTTGAGAGTTCCTGGAGATGATG ATTCTCCTCATCTTTCACTTTTAATTCAGAACAAGGGTAAAGACCCTCTTGTGGTTACCATATCAGCTCCTGATTTTGTGCGGCTAGACAAATCAGAAGTTCAACTGAAAGAGAAAGATAATGCAAAG GTGGATGTTTCTGTTGGAAGTGGAGGAGCTACCAGTATAATTGTTCTAAAAGCAGGAAATGGCAATTGCAGCCTTGATTTCAAGGATCTAATCACGCACAGTTCCAAGAAGGAGCCTGATAATTCTTCAAGTACCACCTACTTATACCTCTGGACACACAGACCTGCCATTGGGATTCTATTGGTTGCCTCGCTGATGATTTTGGTATTGGCTGGGATGTATGTCCGATTTATGAAGAGGCGGGTTTCCAGCAGTGGCTTTAAATATCAGAAGCTAGATGATGTGCGCCTCCCAGTCTTGAGCAGCGAAAAGCCGGAGCTGCACATTAATGATGGATGGGACGACACTTGGGATGATAACTGGGATGATGAGGAGGCCCCCCATACACCCTCGATGCCGGTTACTCCTAGCCTCTCTGGCAAAGGCCTTGCCTCACGAAGGTTGAACAAGGAAGGGTGGAAAGATTAG